In Spirochaeta thermophila DSM 6578, the DNA window ATCACCTGATGAGTCACGGCCTGCCGCAGGCGCCGTGGGGTGGGTGGAAGGATTCGGGGCTGGGGTGGACGCATGGGAGGCGGGGGTTCGAGGAGATGGTGCGCCTCAAGACGGTGGTCGACGATGTGCTCTCGTGGCTGCCGAAGCAGGTGTGGTGGCACCCGTACGGCGAGGAGTCGTTCGGGGCGCTGGGGGCAGGGGTGCGGGCGCTGTACGGGAGGGGGGTGTGGGAGCGGGTGAAGGGGTGGGTGAGGCTGGCGCGGGGGGCGGTGAGGAAGGTGCGGAGGGGATAGGGGGACAAGGCGGGCTAGAAGAGGGTGTACTGGCGGGGGCCACGGTCGGGCAAGGGTGCGGGGCGCCAGGGGAGGTGGGCGAGGAGGGGGGAGGGGGCGCCGGGGAGGATCCGCCCCTTCAGGGTGCGCCGCCTCGCCATGGTGAGGACCACCTCGCGTTTCGCGCGGGTGAGGGCCACGTAGAGGAGCCGACGCTCCTCTTCCTCGTCCGATCCCTCGGTGGGAAACAGGGAGAAGGGGACCAGGCCCGCCTCACAGGCGGGGATGAAGACCACCTCGAACTCCAGGCCCTTGGCGGCGTGCATGGAGAGGAGGGAAACCTCCCCCTTCCTCCCCTCCACCCCCTCCATCCCCCCCGCCAGGCAGTCCGCCACCAGTTCCCGCACCGGAAGGTGCGGGAACCTCCCCACGAGCTCCTCCCACACCCGCAGATCCTCGCCCTCCAGCCCCCACCGCCTCCCCACCCCTCCCCCCACCTCCCCTGCAGCCCGCTCCCACACACCCCCCTCACCCATCACCCGCGCCAGACGCTCCCGCGCCCCCCTTGACAACCGCACCCCCTCCCCCACCCGCCGGTACGGGATCCCATGGTTCCTGAACGCCTCCTCCAGGACATCCATCACCAGGTGGGTGCGGCACAGCACCCCTATCTCCTCCGGCGCCACCCCGCCCTCATCCTCCACCACCTCGCTGTCGAACGAGAAGAACGTCGTCCCCCCCAGCCGCTGCTCGATCTGCCGTGCGATGAACTCCGCCTCGCTCTCCGGGCTCGCACACTCCCACGCACTCACCCTCCCGCCCCCACCCCTCGCCCGCATCCTCCGCCCCACCCCCTCACCCAGCACCCCCTCCGCCACCTCCAGCACCTCCGCCGGACAGCGGAAACTCTCCTCGAGCCGCACCACCCGCGCCCCATACTCCTCCACGAACCGATCCATCCACTCAGGGGAAGCCCCCCTGAACCCGTAGATCGCCTGCGCAGGATCCCCTATCATGCACACCACCCCCTCCCCCCCGGGCGCCATCCGCACGAGGAGCTCGTACTGCGCCGCATTGAGATCCTGCGCCTCATCCACCAGGACCCACCGGCACCGCCCCCTCACCCACTCCCGCACCCCCTCCACCTCGTCGATGAGCCGGGCCGCCCGAAGGAGAAGATCATCCACGTCGCAGGCCCCCCGCTCCGCAAGCACCCCCTCGTACACCCGCCACACCTCCCCCACCACTCCCTCCACCTCCTCCGGACGCATCCCCTCCCGCTTGAGCCGCTCCAGCCTCCCCAACCCCACCCTTCCCGCACCCACCCGTCCGCACGCCTCCTCCCACACCTCCCGCCGCTCCTCTTCATCCAGCACCACCGGCGGCACCTCGTACCCGGCCTCACGGTGGAACCGCACCAGGCACTCATAGGCCCAGGCGTGGAACGTCCCCGCCCACACCCCCTCGGCTCCACAGGTCCCCTGGAGCCTCGCCTTCAGCTCCTCTGCAGCCTTGCGCGTGAACGTGAGCACGGTGATACCCCCCTCCCCCTCTGCCACCAGCCTCGCCACCCGCTCCACCAGGACCCTCGTCTTCCCCGCCCCCGGCCCGGCCACCACACACAGCGCCCCATCCCCGACTCTCACCACCTCCCTCTGTACACCGGTGAGCCCTCCCTCGACCACAGCACCCCCCTCTTCCCTTCCCTTCACCCGCGAGAGCATCCCGGGATCGAAGGCGAGCAGGGGCCGTACCGGCACCTCGGGCGCCTGATCCCTCCCGAAGAGCCCCCCTTCAGGCCTCCACCCCTCAGGAAACACCCGCACCACACCATACTGTCCATCGAACCCCTCCCTCACCCACACCCGCCGTGCCCTCATCCTCACCACCCCCTCGGCCACCCACCCATCCACCCGGATGATCTCCTCCACCGGCACTTCGAGCAGGACCTGAAGCTCACCCCCCAGCTTCCGGACAAGATCGAAGTAGCGCCCCTTCACCCCCTTCGACTGCACCCCCTTTCCCTCGACCTCGGCCACCACCTCATCGAGCGGCACGAGC includes these proteins:
- a CDS encoding UvrD-helicase domain-containing protein is translated as MRFIADLHTHSRFSRGTSKFLTPQLLDLWARVKGITVVGTGDCTHPGWRKELSEVLEPAEEGLFVLRREALPTPAQAGEIAFALDRAPTRFVLSGEISTIYSAESSDGKRVRKVHHVVLFPSFEAAERFSRALERRGNLASDGRPILGIDSRDLVEMALDAHPGVIFIPAHIWTPWFSVLGSKSGFDSIEECYRDLSSEIFAVETGLSSDPPMNWLCSFLDRFTLVSNSDAHSAGNLGREANLFDTELSFPAMREALKTRKGFLGTVEFFPEEGKYHLDGHRKCGVCLTPVETLEREGRCPVCGRPLTVGVMNRVVQLADRDLIEPERFPPFYSLVPLDEVVAEVEGKGVQSKGVKGRYFDLVRKLGGELQVLLEVPVEEIIRVDGWVAEGVVRMRARRVWVREGFDGQYGVVRVFPEGWRPEGGLFGRDQAPEVPVRPLLAFDPGMLSRVKGREEGGAVVEGGLTGVQREVVRVGDGALCVVAGPGAGKTRVLVERVARLVAEGEGGITVLTFTRKAAEELKARLQGTCGAEGVWAGTFHAWAYECLVRFHREAGYEVPPVVLDEEERREVWEEACGRVGAGRVGLGRLERLKREGMRPEEVEGVVGEVWRVYEGVLAERGACDVDDLLLRAARLIDEVEGVREWVRGRCRWVLVDEAQDLNAAQYELLVRMAPGGEGVVCMIGDPAQAIYGFRGASPEWMDRFVEEYGARVVRLEESFRCPAEVLEVAEGVLGEGVGRRMRARGGGGRVSAWECASPESEAEFIARQIEQRLGGTTFFSFDSEVVEDEGGVAPEEIGVLCRTHLVMDVLEEAFRNHGIPYRRVGEGVRLSRGARERLARVMGEGGVWERAAGEVGGGVGRRWGLEGEDLRVWEELVGRFPHLPVRELVADCLAGGMEGVEGRKGEVSLLSMHAAKGLEFEVVFIPACEAGLVPFSLFPTEGSDEEEERRLLYVALTRAKREVVLTMARRRTLKGRILPGAPSPLLAHLPWRPAPLPDRGPRQYTLF